TGCGCTGAGAGCCACTTGCATCACATGCATCGCGGCCAATGTGACATACGTGCAGAGCAGCGCACAGTATGCAGTAATATTTACAGGGTACAGTGCACTTTCGAGTGCTCCGCAGCTTAGTACCTTACCTTGCCGCTTTTGAAACATTTTTGAAACATTGCACATTACTCCGAGAAACTTTAGGATGAGAATAGATTCGGGCAGCGCGACGGTGAGAAACATTAAAGCGGGGCCTTCTAAATTGCCTCTCTCTGTCTCGAATATTTTTAGGTTGAAAAGGAATGTTCACTTTCGTGCTATTTGAAAGCTGTATTTTTTTAAATGTAATCAGTAGCATCTCCTTTTCGCTGCCATCATTTTCCGGTGGTGCAAGTCGTGATACATACGTTCTGAAGCGACGTCCTTAGTAAGTCCATCTTACTGAGAGGGTTCAGGAAACTTGCGTAATATTTTTGTTACTTCCCCGTGACGAACACCCTCGGCAGTTAACAGTTCAGTGCTTTTCGTTTATGCAACAAATTGTTGGCCTTCCTTGTGCCTCCACGTACTCTTTTTACGTTTGTGTTTGACCTCCTCCATGGACTTATTCCGACGTACTCCACCGATTGCTCCTCTGATAACGGGAAGTCAGGATCTAGTTTTACGGATGGACTGGGACGAAAAGACAGAAGTATTACTTTCACGCATTGCCCGATCAGTGATCGCGATTCGTAGCACTGACAGGTGCTGCTGAACTGCGGCCTTGTGAAAGGGGCGacgttagaagaaaaaaaaaagtagtacaaCACTAGCTTGCTGGCGACTTGGTGTGAGCTCATCGACCGCGTTCTGTGTAATCGCAGCATCGCACCATTGACACGGCCACTGCGCGTGAATGGAGGAGAGAGTCTCACGACATGTGTTCTCGTGATCTCACGTGCGCATTCCACGGTTCACCACTCATCGTCCCAAGGTTGGTCGCGGCCGGCCTCCGAAGAGCGGGGGTCGGGGTCTGGACCCGAAGCGATTCCGGCCGTGTGCCGGCTTGCTCTCCGGAGTGACGGCGGGCGCCTCCGTGGCGTGGCTGTCTTCCGACGTGGCCTCCGACTCGGACGCAGCTGCCGCCGCTTCTTCGTGCTTGGAGGCCGTCTCTGTCGATGCCGCCGAAGCCTCTTCCTTGTTCTCCGGCGTGGTCACTGGCGAAGACTCCTCGTTCTCTTCTGGCTTCTCTTCCTCGTCGACCTTTTTGTGACCAGGGCGGTGGCGGGTGAACGGCGCGCGGGGCCTGGGACCGCGGTTGGTGCGTCCGAACAGGGCTCCCGAGCTGGGCCGAGCTCCCGGCCTTTTCGGTGCTGCCGTTGTTGAAGACGCCGCCGTGCTAGATCCCCTCGTCCTCGCAGACTTTCCACCGAAGCGGCTGCTACCGCCGAAGCGCTTCTTACCGTTGCTTGCAGAGGCAGCGGTGGTCGTCGTTGGCTCTGCGTCCGCTGGCGGCGACGTGCCCTCCTCTTCCTCGGGCTCTTCCTCCTTCTGGTGCCTCGAGTGGAGCGGCGAAGGTCGCCGGCCGAACTGGAGCCTGCTAGACGGTGATCGTGGAGTCGGGCGGTTGCGCCGAAGTCCTCCCAGCAGTCTTCGCGTGGATGATGTAGCTGGCGTCGTCGTCGTGGAGGAGGTGCTGTGAGACTTGCGAGCACCGGACCCTCTAATGTGCGGACCTCCTCCGAACCGCCTCCTGTTGCCGAAAGGCCTCTTCGTCTTCTCAGTCGTGGTCGTTGGTTCTTCAGTGGTGGTTGTCGTTGGGGCCAGCGTTGTTGGTGCCTCCGTTGTCGTGGTGGTCGTTGTCGGAGTAGTAGTCTCGGCAGACGTAGTCAAGAGGTCGGCTCCTTTCCTGCCACTGATCTCGTTAGCTACGTGAGTGTCCGTTGGCGGTGACACCGTAGACACAGACGAACCCTGGGGTGTGACAAGTCCACGCACGTCAGGTGCAGGACCAAGTGGAACTCCGGGATCCGGGACTAACTTCGCTCCTGTGAATTCTAAGCTCGGTGGGCCCGCAAGTGGCGGACGCTTGGCCTCAAACGGTTGACTTGGAAGCAAGGCGCGCGTTCCTTCGGAGACAGACACTGATACCGAGACTTGGGTGACAGTCTGGGGAGCGGACGTGACACCTTGCTCGAGAGGAAAAGCAGGAGGCGGCGCTGGTTGCTGTCCTGACGGAGGGCTCGTCGTAACTGTCTTGGGTTCAAACCTATTCTGCGGGTTAGGCGAAGCCAGCCTTTGACTGGAACCCTTACCCTTCAGCTTGGAGCCATCGGTCTTGTCGAAACCTTCCAGGCTGGGaacgtc
Above is a window of Rhipicephalus sanguineus isolate Rsan-2018 chromosome 3, BIME_Rsan_1.4, whole genome shotgun sequence DNA encoding:
- the LOC119388201 gene encoding AP2-associated protein kinase 1; the encoded protein is MQLRWALVAMAAALLSAPGMAEDLARVQRQSRPPQDPSHDPNYSVFVRALPPNANPPAGPQPPNSPIRFANDFAQPAQQSPPPPPQFSVRNQPQHQFQQQPPQQQPQQQPQQPQPQQQLQFQFNRQQQQQQPSPQQLLLQQQQYQQQQQQQQQQQFRQFQQQNPQPQPQLSIQQSQQPFQQQQVFNNQQQHRQQQQQQQQPQQHFINPQQQQQQFPQQHQQQVPQQRQQFSFSDGNQQPNVAFAFPQQAAVTPSTTPQPPPAFQSFPRHSFSVSSSSSSEDALRQGKIVGSIQPPAQVIQKSPASEIESSKQAEAKDKAAKGKDKDKDEYVVYYYYYYDDDNKKNNLSLNFDDVPSLEGFDKTDGSKLKGKGSSQRLASPNPQNRFEPKTVTTSPPSGQQPAPPPAFPLEQGVTSAPQTVTQVSVSVSVSEGTRALLPSQPFEAKRPPLAGPPSLEFTGAKLVPDPGVPLGPAPDVRGLVTPQGSSVSTVSPPTDTHVANEISGRKGADLLTTSAETTTPTTTTTTTEAPTTLAPTTTTTEEPTTTTEKTKRPFGNRRRFGGGPHIRGSGARKSHSTSSTTTTPATSSTRRLLGGLRRNRPTPRSPSSRLQFGRRPSPLHSRHQKEEEPEEEEGTSPPADAEPTTTTAASASNGKKRFGGSSRFGGKSARTRGSSTAASSTTAAPKRPGARPSSGALFGRTNRGPRPRAPFTRHRPGHKKVDEEEKPEENEESSPVTTPENKEEASAASTETASKHEEAAAAASESEATSEDSHATEAPAVTPESKPAHGRNRFGSRPRPPLFGGRPRPTLGR